A part of Flavobacteriales bacterium genomic DNA contains:
- a CDS encoding CBS domain-containing protein, protein MLARDLITDDIPPLKTSDTGIKALNWMDEFKVPHLPIVNQADFLGLVSEADILDMNAPEEPLGNHKLSLIRPYVTDNVHFYEVIKVISELKISLIPVLDDKNRYLGSITIEHLIQKLSAMASIKEPGGIVVLELNQNDYSLAAIAQIIEGDDTKILSSYITSQPNSTKIELTLKLNRTDITRILAAFDRYDYTIKASFHENEFNDSLRDRYDQLMNYLNI, encoded by the coding sequence ATGCTTGCCAGAGACCTGATCACCGATGACATACCGCCACTGAAAACCTCCGATACCGGAATCAAGGCCTTGAACTGGATGGACGAATTCAAGGTCCCACATCTGCCGATCGTAAACCAGGCTGATTTCCTGGGTCTTGTTTCAGAAGCTGACATTCTTGACATGAATGCTCCGGAAGAACCGTTGGGCAACCATAAACTTTCCCTTATCCGTCCTTACGTAACAGATAACGTACACTTTTATGAAGTGATTAAGGTGATCTCCGAACTAAAGATCAGTCTGATACCGGTACTGGATGATAAAAACCGCTATCTCGGGAGCATCACCATAGAGCATCTGATTCAGAAACTTTCCGCCATGGCATCAATAAAGGAACCTGGCGGAATTGTTGTTCTTGAGTTAAATCAAAATGACTACTCACTTGCGGCCATAGCACAGATCATCGAAGGTGATGACACTAAGATTCTCAGTTCCTATATTACTTCTCAACCCAATTCAACAAAGATTGAATTGACCCTCAAATTAAATCGTACGGATATCACCCGTATTCTGGCAGCATTCGATCGCTATGATTATACAATCAAAGCATCGTTTCATGAGAACGAATTCAATGATTCACTGAGAGACAGGTACGACCAATTAATGAACTACTTAAACATCTGA
- a CDS encoding pyridoxine 5'-phosphate synthase: MVKLSVNINKVATLRNARGGNIPDVLKVASDCEKFGAMGITVHPRPDERHIRYQDVHDLKNVLTTEFNIEGYPSADFIKLVLDVCPAQVTLVPDAPDVITSNAGWNVTENKSLLEEVIGTFKEKNIRTSLFMDPNAEMIREAASTGTDRVELYTEAYAAGYNADRENAIKPYVMAAQAAAEVHLGLNAGHDLNLVNLAYFTSKIPGLLEVSIGHALISDALYFGLEKTIQYYLSALREGSDAAMQPAQTKGA; the protein is encoded by the coding sequence ATGGTGAAATTAAGTGTAAATATTAATAAGGTAGCCACCTTGCGTAATGCCAGGGGAGGAAATATTCCAGATGTGTTAAAGGTTGCATCGGATTGTGAGAAGTTCGGAGCTATGGGCATTACCGTACATCCCAGACCTGACGAAAGACATATCCGGTATCAGGATGTTCATGATCTGAAAAATGTCCTGACTACAGAATTCAACATTGAAGGTTATCCTTCTGCGGATTTTATTAAACTGGTGCTTGACGTTTGTCCCGCTCAGGTGACATTGGTGCCGGATGCGCCAGATGTAATCACCTCGAATGCAGGATGGAATGTTACAGAAAATAAATCATTACTTGAAGAAGTGATCGGAACATTTAAGGAAAAGAATATCCGCACATCATTGTTTATGGATCCCAATGCTGAAATGATCAGGGAGGCTGCATCCACCGGTACCGATCGGGTAGAATTATATACTGAAGCCTATGCCGCAGGATACAATGCAGACCGGGAGAATGCAATTAAGCCATACGTAATGGCGGCACAGGCTGCGGCGGAAGTTCACCTCGGTCTGAACGCCGGACACGACCTCAATCTTGTGAACCTGGCTTATTTCACATCAAAAATCCCCGGTCTACTTGAAGTATCTATTGGCCATGCGCTCATCTCCGATGCATTATACTTCGGGCTTGAGAAAACAATACAGTATTACCTGTCCGCTTTACGTGAGGGGTCAGATGCGGCAATGCAACCCGCTCAGACCAAGGGTGCATGA
- a CDS encoding alpha/beta fold hydrolase, whose protein sequence is MKLQSYVSGSGSPLIILHGLFGFSDNWQTVARLLSDRFEVHLLDLRNHGRSPHADEFNYQVMADDVLAYMHAQDLESVALVGHSLGGKVAMTLATNHALAIDKLVVVDIAPRYYAPHHQKVIQALTAVQPETCANRQEAEQRMQPYLSEPSVRQFLLKNLYRDDEKKLAWRMNLDGIVEQIENVGEALDDAAFYQGPVLFIRGEHSDYISEDDEAQIIHHFPSASIVTIPESGHWVHADAPEKFLTALTDFLVT, encoded by the coding sequence ATGAAGCTACAGAGTTATGTATCCGGCTCAGGAAGTCCACTGATCATTCTACATGGCCTTTTCGGATTTTCAGATAACTGGCAGACGGTTGCCCGGTTGCTGAGTGACCGGTTTGAAGTACATCTTCTGGATTTACGCAACCACGGCCGGTCCCCTCATGCCGATGAATTTAACTATCAGGTCATGGCAGATGATGTCCTGGCATATATGCATGCACAGGACCTGGAGTCGGTGGCACTCGTTGGTCATTCGCTGGGCGGTAAGGTCGCCATGACCCTGGCAACCAACCATGCCCTGGCCATTGATAAGCTGGTGGTGGTGGATATCGCCCCCCGTTACTATGCGCCCCATCATCAAAAGGTGATACAGGCCCTGACAGCAGTACAACCGGAAACATGTGCCAACAGGCAAGAGGCAGAGCAACGCATGCAACCCTATCTCAGTGAACCATCGGTCCGACAGTTTCTGTTAAAGAATCTTTACCGGGATGATGAAAAGAAGTTGGCATGGCGTATGAACCTGGATGGTATTGTTGAACAAATTGAGAACGTAGGAGAGGCATTGGATGACGCGGCCTTTTATCAAGGCCCCGTACTATTTATACGCGGTGAGCATTCCGATTATATCAGTGAGGATGATGAGGCACAGATCATCCATCACTTTCCTTCCGCATCCATAGTCACCATCCCGGAATCCGGTCATTGGGTTCATGCCGATGCACCGGAAAAGTTCCTGACTGCACTGACCGATTTTCTGGTTACTTAA